The Apium graveolens cultivar Ventura chromosome 3, ASM990537v1, whole genome shotgun sequence sequence attagTAACGCAGCATAGAGTGTCATCAAAGCAGAAAGATAGTTTCATTTGATTTACTTAAACGCAAGAATTTACATTAAAAAAACAACTGCAGGTAAGCAACTGACAGATGTATTCCACAATGTAGATTACATAACAATACTAACCTTTCTTTTATAGTTGATATGTGTTGTAAGGGTGGGAAAGATGAGAATTAGCCTCTAGGCCAGCAACTCAGTTACTGGTCAGTCATTCCTTGATTCTCAATTAATTCTAATTGTTTGAAAGGCTACTTCAAGAACAAAACTGATGGCAGTACAATTTTCTCCGTACATGGCGATTTAAATGTAAATTTATGAATTTTCAGGAACATTTGAGAAATTTATTTCTGGGTACTATGAAACATTTGAAAATGTGGAATCCACAGGAACGATACAAGTTATAACATTAACATATTTACGCTACATATTCATGCAGAAACATAAAAATTTAACAAAATTGCATAGATAACAATATTAAAGTATACCTTTATTAGGTTCTGGAAAATAACGTGCCCATTGAGGAAGATCGCCGCTATAATTTAATATTGGGCAGTAACCCTCGGCCTCCCTGTTGTATGTACACCCTGATAATTGTGTGGTATTGCAGCGATACGCTCCTTTCCATAGGTTGCAAGGGGTTGTAACAAAGTCGGTACCTTGGTTGTGTCCCCAATCAAGATGATCGGCCATATTATAATTAGCTTGGTACCACCCACTATCTTCCAACAAAGCCAGTGTCATCTTCGAAACAACTGACCTTGTGTCCACTGAACCCGTCATAATCTCATTCATTAGAAGCCTTTTCTCCCAGTGGGACCCTGAGGCGCAGAATGAAACTTGATTAGTGACACTGGCTCAATGGAAGAACGGGTGAAGAACGTTCTGATTAAAAAACTGTAATGTACTTCTGAATTTAAGATAAAATATATAAAGAGAATTGAATAAAATTATTCAAGATAACTAAAAGTATAGGTTTCAAACAGAGAATATAGAAGGTGAAGTAACCTGAAGTCCCTCGCCCTCCACCATCTTCTAACTCTAAGCCAGTGAAGTTCTCAGAAAATGCCTGCACTCAACAATTTGAAAAGGCATTGTATATTTCTTTATCCCGTTTTAGAAACCAAAAACTTACAGCCACTATAAGGTAAAAAGGTGATACCCCGTAATGATAGCGTGAATGCATGACAACACGAGGAAGCACCACACGTGTTACCATTCGTCCAATCTTTTCATCCTTCACTTGTTCAGTAACCTAAAAGTAGAACCAACAATTTAAAAATCAGGAGTACCGCTACTTCGACTTTTTATTGCACTACACTAATAAGAAGCTATAAACCCTTCTATTTCCGACTCCTTCATAATTGATTACAACGTGATCAAACATTTTATACATCATTTGAAGACAAACATAGCCACATCAAGAAACCCCTGAGACAGTCGTTTTGTAATTGGTGAAGActaatcaagttctgatgcggCAAAAACTACCTATCTTAAAAGTCAAAATCCCTTTACTTGGACTAAATGGCTGGTTGGTATGTGAATGAAAGAGAAGGACCAACTGCCATTAATAACTGATAATGCAATGGTGCTACAGTGTAAATACTTTAGTGGAGTCAATGTATACTTGTGTTGCAATATCTAAGAAATGTTCTTACAACTAAGTCAACGAATTATTAAAAGGCAGCCATGCATTTTTCCCGCTCAAGTTGAgacatttaaacaaaataaaaccCACGAATTCTTTAAATACCTGTGTCTTTTGCTATCTGAGTCAAAGTGAGGGATTTACAAAACTCTACATTTCTCAGTCAAGACACATACAATAGTTTATAAAAGTTCCCCCAGCACTGGTATAAATGGCCCCCAAGATGACTCATGTTTAAGATCTAGGACAATTGGTGATAATTGTAAAATGACCATAATTTTAGTACGTCAATTTTTACAATAACATTGTATGTTTATGGTATCGCACTATCGCTTAGGTATCAGATAATATTCATAGACCTACTACAACTCCTCCAGATAAAATAGGACCAGCAGGAATTCAAAACTTCACGGAATAACTTGGTGAGTTATAATTATCAACCTGAATGCGACGCCTTCTCCTCTCGTCCCTAAAATGTGTAAAGGCGTGCGGATCAAAACCAAGTACGTGCATCACCTGAAAAAATTCCACATATTTTCAGTACTTCAATGAACATGAAGAAGACAAATTTTCTTTTTAAGGTATATCTAACTATAAATCCATCTTACTTCATGTATAAGAGTAGCTGAGAGTAAAATTTCTGATTCAGCAGTCAAGTGCCGGGGAGCAACATTAACATGTCCTGCACACAATAATGAACCGTCACTTGATTTGGCTAACTTTCTTACAATGAAAAGAAAATAGAGATGCTTCATAAAAATCATCCTCCATCAAGAAGGTACCTGCAATTGCACGACCCCATTGATCACGCTCGCAAGCCACCGCCCATGCTAAGGTGTTGCCTGTCGTGGGTCTTGTAGTCACTAAAAGAACCAAGTCTGCATCAGCAACACCCTCTGGAAGATGAACAAAAACAGTGAGTGGGTACACTCTGCGTGTGATATACAAACTAGAACCACCAGCGTCCACTAAACAATAACATGAGAAGATGGTGCCTGATCAAAAAACATTATATGCAATTACAATACCTTCTACGTACTCCCGGGGCAGTTGTACACCTCCATCTTGCCCACATGCAGAATATCCACTTAATTGCAAGTTCCCCCTTACACGTTCAACTGACAAGGCCCTTTTAAACCAGCCTGCGGTTTGCTCTAGAGCCTGCGTTGAGTTAGACCACAATTTAGACTCTAGCTTACCAGAGAAAGCTAACTATAACACAAAATTTCCATCTTTAATTGTTTTAAGCATCTACAGAAGGTCCCAACAACATATACACACAAACTTCTATTGTACATAGGACCAATATGGCTGAAAACACTATTGTAGTAGTTTGCACCAATGTGGTCTATTTTGCATGAACAATCCTTTGTAATAAATCAGTGTACAACAACTTATACTGTATGAAGTTTATCAATGTTGGTAACTTTATAGGCACTAAACTTAGAGCAATTTATATAAGGTACCAAAAATATAATGAGATGGTTGTACCTTACGAAGGCGAAGCTTTTTGTCTTCTCCAGCTATATCCTCTAAAGTACAATTATACCAGCAATCGGCAGAGACTGGCGGGTCACCATGAGGATTACAGGAAGGCGTGTCTGAATGAGAAGTTAGAGGAGGCTCTCCGAGCTACACAAGAAACAGAAAATTACATAGTTAAGCAGAAAAACAGGCCACAGAGTAATCATTAAACTTAAGGTAGCCAAATTATTGGTAATACACACCTTTACAATGTTCGCCAATATTTCGACAGTCTCTATCAGGTGAGTGACCAACTGCCTCGTAGTTTAAATTAATTCTAATAGGCTGCTTTGCATTGTCTTGTTTCCCTGAAAATTCGGAAACCTCAAGCAATGCCCTTCCCTTCCTTTGGAGGGGTTTCGAGATATGTTGCTCCTTATAAACCTGAGGTGATATAGAGTACACCTTAAACCCCGGTCTCTTCCTCTGTTCAATTATCTGATCATGAATACAAGAATGTGACTTAATGTTATTAGTTCCCTTCTCGGATTcttgtaacaacaattcatgtTCCTGGGATATGGCATAACCAGCAGCCGACCATACCAAAACCAATAAAACCTGAAAAAGTAAAAAGACATTAAAGTCATACAACAGCAAAGCTTTGATAGACATAAACCAAACCATAATAATGTCCCAACCGCATTCCCTTTCCAAAATACAAAACCAAGCTACAATTCTCACCAAATAATTGCACCAACCATAAGACT is a genomic window containing:
- the LOC141711455 gene encoding uncharacterized protein LOC141711455 is translated as MELKISGCNRCLFVRFCTIRPRFTLLFIKVLLVLVWSAAGYAISQEHELLLQESEKGTNNIKSHSCIHDQIIEQRKRPGFKVYSISPQVYKEQHISKPLQRKGRALLEVSEFSGKQDNAKQPIRINLNYEAVGHSPDRDCRNIGEHCKGVYYQ